ACAATACCGACTAAAAAGCTGAAAAAGGGCAATAATACAAAATTCATACTCCTGTCCTTTACCGGGGATTTACGAATGCGGCTTAACTTAGCTGAAATTAAAGGATTGGTCGTAACGCTTTTGTGCAGACCGTCTCGTGCAACTTAAATTTTTGATCGGCTGTTTTGATACATTATAAAAAACCTAAAACTTGATTGATTTACCGTATTTTAAGATAAAAAAACTCCAAAAGTCCAGGGGTCGTATGAACTGATACATAATATTTGTATAAATTTATACCTTTTATAAAAAACCGATTCTTTCTGGAAGCGAGTTTTGAGGACATATCTACATTTCGAGAGTATACGATCTAGCTTTGTTATTGTATTTTAGAAACAAAATCTACATTAGCCCTAGCAAAATACTGTATTTGATATGGCAGAGTTAGAAAAAGTCAACGATGAAAATCAGATCACAGCAACATCGTCGCAAAAGTCAAAGTCGCCTGTAGGGTTTGTGCAAAAACTATTGATTGCCCACTGGTCTTCTCTGTTGCTGCTACTGGTGGGTGTATATTTACCACTACAAATTTTTGGACTACTGGCGTTGGAGGTGCGGCAAAATGCGGGTGGTTTTCCTTGGGATTTGCCAATTCTGGTAACTATTCACTCTGTAGCACAGGCAAAGTTAGATGTATTTGTGGTGATGTTTACAAAACTGGGTTCGTTTAGGACTGTATTACCCATCCTCAGTACGATCGCACTCATTTTAATACTGCAACGTCGGTGGCGATCGCTCACTTATTTAGTCATCACCGCAGCTGGTAGTGCCATTATCAACCACACAGCCAAGGAATTTTGGCACAGAGTCCGCCCGCATGTGTGGGACTCAGTTACACCAGAGTTTACTTATTCATTTCCCAGTGGTCATGCCATGACTAGTATGACATTGATTGCCATTTTGGTAGTTTTGACCTGGGGTAGTATTTGGTGTTGGTTGGTAGTATCTTTAGGCAGCCTGTATGTAGTAGCGATTGGCTGGACACGGCTGTATTTGGGAGTTCATTTTCCCAGTGATATTATTGCAGGCTGGATGGTTGCGATCGCTTGGGCAATTGGCGTGAGTTTGATTATTAGACCTTATTCATACTCGACAAGTATTGATAGCGAAAAACCAGTGAGTGAAACGAAATTGCTGACTGAAGAACGGCAGTTGGTGGGTGAAGA
Above is a genomic segment from Fischerella sp. JS2 containing:
- a CDS encoding phosphatase PAP2 family protein translates to MAELEKVNDENQITATSSQKSKSPVGFVQKLLIAHWSSLLLLLVGVYLPLQIFGLLALEVRQNAGGFPWDLPILVTIHSVAQAKLDVFVVMFTKLGSFRTVLPILSTIALILILQRRWRSLTYLVITAAGSAIINHTAKEFWHRVRPHVWDSVTPEFTYSFPSGHAMTSMTLIAILVVLTWGSIWCWLVVSLGSLYVVAIGWTRLYLGVHFPSDIIAGWMVAIAWAIGVSLIIRPYSYSTSIDSEKPVSETKLLTEERQLVGEE